In Paenibacillus sonchi, the genomic stretch TCAGCCACCTCAAACAGCGTAGGCACATTGTTCAGATTATCAAGCAGAATTTGCACCATGCGTTCGATACAATCCATGCGCCCAAGCTCGGCACAGCGGATCATAAACGGCCGCAGCCGCCGCCAGGTGGGTGCCGAATAATAGAAGCACTCATCTACATACAAGCTGAAAAAGTGATCTTCCCCCTTCCCCATACCCTTGGTCAATAACTCCAGGTGACTCATGGCTATCGGCTGATTGCCTTTCACAATCCGGCTGAGTGTCCCGGAATTAATGCCGCATCTGTCTGCGAACTGATTAATGGACATGCCCTGTTCAGATAAATAATCCGCTAGCTGATCTCGAATCGTGGCTGTAGACTCCAAGGAATCACCTCCTTTTGAATCCCAGAAAATAGGTTGTTGCCTGTATAACTGTAATCCTATGTGATAATATTCCAATGGTCAATATACTAGATTAGTCTAAAAAGTGAACACGGCAAATTATTTTAAAATTTAGGCAATAGGGTTGCCATTTCCTTATGAAACAAGGAGATACACGTCAAAATGACCGCCAGAGCTGTACTCCCATGTACAACGCAATGCCCCAAATCAGCAGCGCTGAAACTGTGTTCAGCAGCCGGATCACCCTGCCGGAGGAATCCAATCTGCCCAGCACCCGGCCGGCTGCCGCAAGGCTCAAAAACCACATCCAGGAGATCCCCGCCGCCGCAGCCGCAAACGCCCAGCGTTCATCACCGGTATACTGCAGAGAATTAGTGCCGATGACACCCACTGTATCCAGCAGCGCATGCGGGTTCAGCAGAGACACAGAAAGGGCATAGCCTACCTGGCCTTTTAGCGAGAGTACCCGCGCCTCCCCGTCCCCCTCTCCCGGTGCTGCGTTCCATATTTTCCAGCCCATGATGCACAGAAATAGGATTCCCGCACCGTACACGATGGGCGTTACCCATTCCACGGAGAGCAGCACGAGCGAAATTCCACCGACAGCCGCAGCA encodes the following:
- a CDS encoding LysE/ArgO family amino acid transporter, giving the protein MLEAIVHGILLAFGLILPLGVQNIFVFNQGALQPRFRRVVPVVLTAAVCDTLLIAAAVGGISLVLLSVEWVTPIVYGAGILFLCIMGWKIWNAAPGEGDGEARVLSLKGQVGYALSVSLLNPHALLDTVGVIGTNSLQYTGDERWAFAAAAAGISWMWFLSLAAAGRVLGRLDSSGRVIRLLNTVSALLIWGIALYMGVQLWRSF